The genomic region GTCCATAGgattcactagactgccaaagaggtctatggcaccaaaaaggttaagaaagcCGGGTATGATGGGACTTAGATACAAATACAATTGCAATATGCATAATTGAAAACTATAGTGATACATAAAGTCTGAAAGGGAATCAGGTCCCAGAGTGAGGTTGAAGGAGTGATAGCAGGGGTCTTACTGAGGCTTAATAGGTTTTTCCCTTTCTATACCTTATTCCTTGCCACTAGCCCTCTGTTGTTGACtggtactgggagaaggagaaaaatctgAAACCAAGATTTGGGGTGGGAACAGCAGGTATTACTGTCCATGAGCATAGCTGCAATGAGAGGGCCCCAACTGGAGTTCAGAGGAAGGGACATTCCTCATCTGTACCTCACTGGGATAACTATTCATATGTAAGGGTTCTTTATTGACTATCAGGTGTTCATAGGTAGGAAGACTATCTACTGATTGGGTTAAAAAAATGAGTATAAATCAGTGAAATATTCCCTGTTATCTACCTTCCTCGGCTCAGTCCATGGCATATACTTAAACTACCCCTACCCTTTTGAATGGTTTCTGCAGGACCCTTTCTTCCTACTTTCATACAGGATAGCCTCTTTTACAGCTCAGACTGACAAGGCCATGCCCTCAAAAGATATATGCCCAAAGAATGTGTAGGAATTTCACAGGCTAGATAAATATCAACAAACTGGATATCTGTTTTTAGCTTTCTTATGCACTAGCTAAGACTACTCTTGGCTTTCCTAGGCTACTTCCTATAGAAGGAATACAGAGAATAATTAAATCAAAAATTAGAGAAGctatctcttccccattttttcttaGAAGCCTTAGTTACTATATTGATTGATCGTAATGTCCTCCCCAGACTCAAGGTTTTATGGACACCCCTACCTCCTTTAGGTGATTTCATACTCAGAGCATCGCTACCGAATCTTTGGGGAAACCATCGACATTGCTGTTGGTAATTGTCTGGATCGATTTGCCCGAGTTCTAAAGGTGAGAGAAAGAGACTTAGGTGCCTAAGGGAAACATAACATGGAATAGTGCCCACTAGGCTTCCATGGGGATTGAGGGGAGGACGTAGGGTTCTAAGCAAACTGACTTTAGAGTGGAAAGATCAAAATAGTGAAATATTGAGCAATCTAGGCCTGCCCTTTGTTCCCTGTACATCTAGCTTAACCCCCTCCCACCTCACTGCTTTCCTGTTTCCTCCCCTACCAGATCTCCAATGATCCCAGTCCTGGCTACAACATTGAGCAGATGGCAAAGCGGTGAGGGGGTATGGGGTGAGAAGAATATTAAAGGGTATGGGGGGGTAGAAAAGGGAGACTGGCAAGCCTTCACTGCATGTACATATGTGCTTGGGCAGAGAGAGAAGCTTTCTTATTCTCAGCCTGATGCCTTATGTACTCTTCAATACAGAGGCCAAAAGCTAGTGGAGTTACCATACACTGTGAAGGGGATGGATGTCTCATTCTCAGGAATCCTGTCTTATATTGAGGTGAGTATGAGAGATGAGGACCTGGATCACCCCTCCAATATACCAGGCCACCACTGGAAGGGCATTGTGGGGTTTGGATCCCAGGAATGTAGGCTTCTAAACCTCATCCTAAAGACAGCCTGAGTTTTGAGAAAATAGGTATTAATTCTCTTGGCTCAGACCATAGACTAATTTCTACTCTCATTACATACCACATGCTACCTTTAGGTTTGTCTCCTCTCCTAGGAAGCAGCTCATCGAATGTTGGCTGCAAATGAATGTACCCCTGAAgatctgtgtttctctctccagGTATGAAAAGGGAAGGGGCTGTGATAGAATCTTGAGGCCCAGGAAGCCTTGTGAGTAGGGTGGGATTGAGCTGAAATGATTCTCACATGTTACATCCTTTTGTTTTCCTCCCTGTCCCAATCCAGGAAACAGTGTTTGCAATGCTGGTGGAAATCACAGAGCGGGCCATGGCACACTGTGGTTCCCAAGAAGTCCTCATTGTGGGAGGTGTGGGGTGTACGTATCATTGTGTGTCTCACATACACtcggatagatatatagatagacacatgtatgtgcatttatatacatacacatacatccatatatatttcttcatattcaaataaaatatattctgaCAAGAATTCCAGAGCTAAATTGGTCTGGTGGGAGAGAGGGTGGGAAGTATTTTAATGGTCTACTCTTCAGCCTGCCTCccaacctccccaccccaccccttattCCTCTGAATTGGCTCTGTAAGAAGGATTTAGCTGGGATTTGTTGATTGGTCGGTGACGTAAGTTAGAGAAACAAGTGGAATGAAACTAACCTGATTTCCGTCGCTAATTCAGGTAATATGAGGCTACAGGAGATGATGGGGACAATGTGTGAAGAACGTGGTGCCCAGCTCTTTGCCACTGATGAAAGGTGAGAgtgcttcctcttttttctcttctgtctacttcctctcttctccaagaATCACTTATTCTAGCCAGTGGACCATAGGACAGAGATCTCCTTCCTCGATTCCCAAGGGCTCATGTATTTCCCTTCTTCACCCACAGATTTTGCATTGACAATGGAGCTATGATTGCTCAGGCTGGCTGGGAGATGTTCCAGTCTGGTCATAGGACAGCACTCAGTGATTCTGGGGTCACTCAGAGGTGAGATactcctcttccccacctcttCCAACATACAAATACCTTGGAGAGAGTTCCACATCCTTTGATGAGTGGAGAATGGGGCTAACATTTGTATACATTGTCAGACATGAGTTTTTGTACTAGATGTTTTTGcctaattctttctctttgttaCAAAGGGAGGTTTCAGGTTAAAGGTGCTAGTTGGGAAATGatcataatgtttttaaaaaataaagagaggggGCAGCATTGTCAGAATTCTCTAtctgggaaaaaagggaaagagtgcTGAAGAGACTGATTCTCAATGTCCCCATTCTTTCTTCTACCGTCTCCCTCCATAGGTACCGTACTGATGAAGTAGAAGTGACTTGGAGGAACTGACCTAGTGAGGAGAGGGCCACACAGGGTTGACACCAAGGAAAACCTGAATGTGTGGAACCTTCTGTTTTCTGATGTGATAGATTTCAGAGTAGGTTCCTTTACTACTTCTTATAGAGAGCTGAGCTTCATCATGATCAAGTAATAAAACACATTTGTTTTTGTATGTCTGTCATTAACATGGATTTCTCAGAACCCATGTGAATTGCCTTGTGCCAGGTACATAGAGATacgctaaataaatgcttgttgatttgacaaGCTGACTAAATAAAAGTGTTATTGACTAAAAAAGGTGATGGCCAACTTCTTTAGgatgagaaaggaaatgaattaaaaatacacaaaaaggtTGTTTGACATCAGAAATTTGGCAGCAGAAATGGTTGGATGTAAAGCTGAGAACTGTGGGAGGTTGAACTGCTTTTCCTGCATATTTCTGAAGACATTTGTTCAGCAGACACTTATTGAAATCCTGTTTGGAAGGAGCAGGGAGCTGGTTGTATAAAGGGGGAGCAAGGAAGTCATTGCACATTAGCCCTGGgtgtttaatttaaaaacattttttgaatagTTTTTAAGGTGGTGGAGGTCTGGGAGAGGGCACCCCTCTTTGGAGTTGTGTACCCTGTTGCATGCTTGGGAGGGGAAAGCTCCTGCTTTATAGAGAGCTGAGCCCTTGCCTAAGACTCTCCTGAGGAAATCCTAAAGTCTTCCTGGAGCTGGAGCCCAGAGTTCCCTgggccttctctcccctcctttgtcAGCGTAAGTCACTGGCAGTACAAAGTAAGTGTGTCCTGTTGGTTTCCACGGATGAAGGCAATGGGGGCAGCCAAGCCTTGAGACAACATCTCCAACCACACCATGTATGAGAGCCCCAGGACAGGCTGAACTTGGGGCCACAGGCAGGCTCCTATTGTTGACATGCAGTATCAGAAAGTAAGAACACacttcaggttttcctgatgatTGAGGATTCCCCACCATAGTGCCTGGGATctatttcttttgccatttgggatCTTCCTAGATTCGCGTAACAATAAGGGCAGCCCCTTGGGAATATTGCTGCAGGACTTCATGGAGACGCATCTGATGTTCAGACTGTAGGGATGGGAGGAGCAAATGAGTCAGAGATGAGCTAGTCATTGTGGAAAACTGATCATCCTGGTTAACCCCAGAGACCTATATACCTTCTTTGATTAGCCTGCAACTCCTCAGAGATGCTCTCTAGAGGAGCAGAAGCAATAGGGGAGATTGATTCCAGCTTTCCCTCCAATGGTGACTCCTGTAGCCCATGTGAGGCCACCAGATCTTCAAATGCCTTTCAACTGCAGACACAGGAGAAAGCTCAGGCCTAGCCCAAAGCAAAGGTAGTCTTTGCCATCCCACAAAATTCTGAGCTTCAAGGACCATAGAGCATCTGTCTTTTTGGTTCTCTTCAGTGTTTCACGTTATTTTATACCTCTCCCACTTTGGTCAACTCATCCCTATCCATTCCATTGAACACCAGAGTTACTCCATTTCCTCCTGGTTAGTCCCTAGTGCTATAGCTATTTTTTAAAACCCTATTCTGGCATCCTGTCACCCTGTCTTCCTACTCAGCAACTCTGGTTGAGATCATGGCACTCTAAGCCTCTAGGCTATGTGAGAGAAGgtaagacaagaaagaaaatacagtaGAGCAGTTGGGGTGGTCTTGAccttttctcctttggttttcctgTGAGTTCAGGAAGCACTTCCACCTACTGGAAACACAGAATCATTTGAGGAGAGTGGATCCTAGCAGAAGAGAATGGAGGGTATTGGGTAAATAGCTTTAACTCCCTACTGTTCCTCCTGTCAGTTCCCGGTGACGCAGTGGAAGACTGGAGCTAGCCCTTAACCTTGACATGGCTTCATGTCCCCCTTGTGCCTTGATCACTCTGCGCTTCTCCTCTAGGCATCCAGGAGGGCTGCTCACAAAAATAAATGGGGCATCTAGCCCATTTCTTCTGttgaaaataagcaaataagGAATCAGAACTATCAATCCTGTAAAGCAGGAGAGGATAGATGGACAGCCCCTCTTCTCCATGCTACATCCTCTCAACTCCAATAttacaaaacaaaaaggggggaGTTGGATAAGAGATAAAATGTGACAGGCTCTGAGATAGAGGATGAATGGGCCCATAAGAAGGGAGATTGACATGGGAAGCAGCATAAGAAATGACAGTAACCTTGGTTTCCCCCTGTGGTggggaatccagggaagccactGGATCTAGCTATCTTTGAATTTTAAGGGGTGGGCTCATACAGTGAAAAGCTGTTAATTCTGTACTCTCCTTTGATTCATCTCATTCTCAGAATTGTCCCCTACTTGAAAGAAGTGGGAATATGGAGATAGGATCTCTACCTCCACCATCACTCGGCTAGTATACATCCACTGTCTGCTGGCCCAGCCTGGAGTGGAACAGAGTTTGGGGCTGCTAGTCTGGTGGTGCTGTCCCCAGCTGGTCAATTGCCCCCAACCCAGTCCCATAGATTTCCCATTCTCCTAAGGGAATTATCTATTTCTGGGAAAAATACCACTAAATTTTCCATCCTAGTAAATTATTCAgttatattttttcccttctgtgaCCCTGGCATCTCATTTTTGTATAGTTGCCCCTTTCCCTACCCACTGCTATTCCCTCCACCTCATTACCTGCTCCAGATTCAGCAATCCCCACCCCTTTCTCCAAGGCAGCCATTCCTTTGGAGTCCAAAAACTGGATTTGCTGGTGGAAGGGCAGGTGGGAGAGAGCAGAACGAGTTGTCATGATGTCACCTCCCTaaactcccttttcttccccacccccatccccacacaGACCCCTATACCTTCTGAATAGCCAAGTGCCCTAAAATGAAAGAGGAGTCCTGTGTACTGTTTGGGTGACTCCCAAGTATGAgttggaaaggtaagaaaggtAGGATTTGGAAGAACCTCAAGGGAAAGTCAGAGACTCTGCTCCTCCTGACCATACCAAGCTTTAGACTTACCCCAAATTGTGCTGAGTCACTTGATCCAAATCTCTCCCACTTCTCCAAGTacacttaaattttcttttccttcccttaaaACCAGTCTCAGGAAAGCAGACAGACAGGAGATGTGGAGCTAAATCCACTTCTCTTTGAATCTTTTAATTCCTCTCCATCCTGAGTCCTGCTCATTGTACTAACTGGAATATACTCTTTTTATTTCCTAGCTAATCTCTTTATTACTAACCTCTGATGTCCCAATCCCTTGTCCTCCCCAATGTCCTCCCCAGTTTGCCGTGGGCTCGGCCATGGGGTGGGAGGGGCAGGGGTAGTGTTGAGCGGGGTGCTGACAGCCTCCCGGAAGGTGCAGAAGGCAGACTCCACAGTTGTAATTAAAGGTATCGCTaataaggagggagaagagacagtTACTGAGGGGATAGGAGCTGAAGGAGGCACCCCTCCCTGGGATCACCTTCAGTTCATTGTCCTGGAGGATCACCGTGATCATATCCTCTACTGCCTCCTGTCCCCAAGCCCCATCTCCCCACCATACTGAATGTAAGGTGGGCAGTTGGGACCCCTTCCCCCCACACTCACTGTGTGATGCCCACAAAATCCTCTACAGCAAGTGTGGGCACCTCTTGCCAATCATGTTTATATCCCAAGACTAGCACATTGGGTTTCAGCCAGCCCAGACCTGAGACCTGGGAGAAAAGGTAATAAAATGATGAATGAAGGGATGTGGGAGGCAGCACAGTGAGGATAAGATATGGTAGTTCTATGAATAGATGAGAGTGTTGGTCCTTAGCACTCACCTGCATGAGACCCTGTGCCCCAGCTCGAAGCTCCAGGGCAGAGATGGCTGTGTAAAAGGAACGGATCTTCAGTACATTCGACAACTTCACAAGGTCCTCTGAATCCTGAATGCCTCAAGTCTCCTAAGGGGCCAGCAGAGGTTGGGGGTTAGGAAGTCTCCTGATTCAAATTTATCCCTAACCCCACTATCCTGAGCTCAGATGACAAACATTTGTCTTATTTTACCTAGAAATAAAGTTGTTCTGCCCAATACCTTTTATGCAGTACTTCTaatctctatttcttttcctatGCCCCATGTGCCCACTTAGCAAGGCTACATTCCCACAGATCATAAGACTGACATTCTTGGTAAAAGCTCCTACAAAATCCACCAGAGCTGGTTGTTGACTGGGTGGTCCAGTGAGTGCCAGACACTGAGACCTGGGAAGAGGAAGGCAGAAATGGCATTAAATTAACTAATAAGATATTTGCCCCCTTCATAGTTAACTTTAGAAAGATGTGGAAAGAAACCTATAGAGAAACCTATTGGCTCTTCCCTACTATAACAGGTTGGAATAAGACTTGAAGCCCCAAGTGtcctctgccttccctctcctttcccctcattGTTATTAAATGGTCATGGATTATTCCTACTGGAGTCTCTCTCCCTGATAATTCCCACCttcttttatctccctcccctttcctcccccacaGGTTCTCTGCAATTTAGTATCCCTGCTGCTCAAGGAGTATCTCACCAAAAGTTCTTGCCATGATCCTGCACACTGGTCAGGCTCACTGAGTAGGTCAGAGCCATGTGATAGGTTCCAGCTTGGACTGGGGATCCCCAATTCACATCTGTGAATATGGGACAAATAGAGAGCCAACCAACATAGGGTGAGGTGGGGGAATTGGAATAGGGaacagggaagagaggaagacaggCAAGGTCATGGAGGTGGACAGGTGTGGGGCTTGGATGCCACCTCTCTCTAGCCCAGGGGTTGGTAAAACAATGGCCTTAGGCCTAATACTTGCCTGTTTTTGTCAAGCCAGGCCCTTTagataagaatggtttttacattttggaaaatataaaaatcattcttagctgaAATgctatacaaaaacaggcaactggctaGATTTGGCCCTCCTACTCTAGTTTGCCCACTCCTGTTTTAGCCTATTCCCACCATTTCCCTGgaacgcgcgcgcgcgcacacacacacacacacacactcttcaggGTCTCCTGTAGTGGGAGTACTCCTCTATTCTTCTCTCACTTCTTGCTTGATGTCCTATCCCACTCCTACCTTTCCACTCTCCACAACCTTCCTTACCAGGCTTCCTGTGGAATCTATAGAGTAGCAGAAGAAGGAGTAATACGGCTATCAGTGCTGCCCACCAGGTGAGGAGAAACATGATGAGCAGACAAAGCAGGGACCCCAGCAGGGACAGTCAAGGACTATACCATTGGAATGAAGGATGCCAACCTAAGCCAGAGAAGAGACTATAAGCTATCTCTCACCTTTAATCCCCAACCATTACTCAGACTCCAAGTTTCTATTCCAACTCACCAGCCACCCCCTGGGCCCCAGTTCTGTTCCCAGTCCCCTCCTTCCAATTTCTGCCTCCCACATCTTCTCCCCAACCTAAGAGATTCCCAACTCTGGCCCTGCAGTCACCAGGTGAGTGGGTAAACAAGGTGTGGAAGCAAGTGAAGTTGACAAGGCCACAGGAACAGAGGAAGAAGTTGGAGATGATGGGAGCAATGGTGTTCAGCTCAGCTttaaaggagaaatgagaaagttAAGTGGGAACATCTGAAGTGAGGGACACAGGAATTAGGCAAGCCTGGAAATCTTGAGGAATCCTCCCCACAGCTTCCCACAGATTAAGTCATTTTCTTAAATGCTAGGGAACTGGAGAAAGGGGCAATAGGAGTGGGGCATGAGGAAGGGaatgggaacaagcatttatgaaatgcctgctatgtgccgggcactgtgcaaagcactttacaaatattaccttacttGAAGGAAGAGGTATGAGTCCTGGGAAACTTGacaggagaaagggagatgaaCAAACTACATAGAACAGGAACAAAGCAATGCCTGGGGCCCTGATGGGATGAGAATGAAGCCTACAGCAATGGTGATGGTGAGCAAATACCCACATAGTGCTCATTCTTCTTGCCATATCCCTTCCCAAAGAAGCCAACGACAGGGTACAGCTAGTCCTGGCACAGACACTGAAGGAGCGGGTGGTTTAGCAAGAGCTGAGATTGGGGGCCCCAGATGGCGGGGGAAAATGGAAGACTCACCTCCTTTACCGGGGTTGGGAAGGATTTGTAAAAGCACATAAATGAGAGGAGCAAGGGCCAGAGATGCATGGTGTGGGGGAAGTGTTGTGGAGAGGCCAGGGGATGGCGTGAGAACTCATGGAATCCCAAAGATGTACTAGGCTCTAGACCAAGAGAAATCCTTAGAGGGATGCAAAAGAAGAGTGGGAGCTGGCActcctgctagcacaggctcCCATAGGTTCGTGGGAgcctattaaattttcagtgtgagcatttacaccttggaaattggcaaatgccacAAAATTAGGGCTTGATcgattgctttgttgattgtctagatgtaagaagtgatggggaaaatgctaataatgcagattgaatcTGAAGTGTATCAATATTGtatgtttttttaagttttcagagagctgattgttaaacatttaccagtataccACTAACTAAACATTTTCAGATGAGTAAATCAGGATAAAATGAATATCCTGGTGAGCCTTGAGgagaatgggaggaggaggggaagtccCAAGCATTCTGCCTCAGTCCTAGTGAAGTCATTACGGGTTAGTTGTCTATATATAAGGGCTTCAAGTAGATATCTTTTTTAAAGAACCAACTAACTGGAGCCAtatccacccccatcccttttctatCTTCATCTCTTATCTGAGcgccgccccccaccccaccccagccaaaCACTGCAGCAGGGAGACACATCCTTAAAGTGTGCTGAGGGATGGCCCCTACCTAATTGCAGGGGCCTCACACTCCCCTTCTCCTGCCCCTTCCAAGGTGCTGACTGACACAGAAgactttgagagcagagacaaaGCAGGAGAGAGCAGAGGACAGTGTAGCACCAAAGATTCCAGCCGACTGCAGAGGACTGAAGGCAGACACCACACTCATGGTCTAGAGAAATAAGGTTGGTCAGGAATAGAAACTGAAGTCCTTAACTGTtcattccttctcccctcccacccctcagCTTTCCCCAAAGTTCCCGGACTAGAACTTCTGTTGTTAAACATCTCAGTATCATATCCTCCGTAGatcatctcttcttcttcctgtCAGTCACCTGATAGTGGTTAGACAGTCCATAGGTACAGGAGCCAAGTTCCTGAGAGCTGCTGAAGTCCCAGCCATACGTACACTCTGGCCCTGCATAGCTCCTGTTCCGCACATCCATATCCGTCACATTCTCTGAAGCATCTCACACCACACAGGAGCCTGAGGATACAAATCTCTTCCCAGGGAGAGGTCCCCACCTTAGGGCAGCCCTACAGACTAGATACAACAAGGTCCAACCCTCTTCCAGAACTGGAATTCCTTCTACAGTATCCCTGACAGGATGACCCAGTCTTAGCATGTCTGCATTTTAATTATCAAAGAACACTATAAGATAATATGTAAATCAATAATTAATTGACAGATATGAGTATATGATTAAGGAATCGAAGGTTACCAGTCTTGCTCATTACATTCTCTTCATTCCAGTCTCTGGTTTTTCTGAGAGGCTGAGCCAAGTAACGACCAGG from Trichosurus vulpecula isolate mTriVul1 chromosome 8, mTriVul1.pri, whole genome shotgun sequence harbors:
- the LOC118830185 gene encoding probable tRNA N6-adenosine threonylcarbamoyltransferase, encoding MPTVLGFEGSANKIGVGIVKDGAVLANPRRTYLTPPGTGFLPGDTARHHRACVLDLLHEALTEAGLNPKDIDCVAFTKGPGMGAPLVSVAVVARTVAQLWNKPLVAVNHCVGHIEMGRLITGATSPTVLYVSGGNTQVISYSEHRYRIFGETIDIAVGNCLDRFARVLKISNDPSPGYNIEQMAKRGQKLVELPYTVKGMDVSFSGILSYIEEAAHRMLAANECTPEDLCFSLQETVFAMLVEITERAMAHCGSQEVLIVGGVGCNMRLQEMMGTMCEERGAQLFATDERFCIDNGAMIAQAGWEMFQSGHRTALSDSGVTQRYRTDEVEVTWRN